One Halichoerus grypus chromosome 1, mHalGry1.hap1.1, whole genome shotgun sequence genomic region harbors:
- the GNA11 gene encoding guanine nucleotide-binding protein subunit alpha-11, with translation MTLESMMACCLSDEVKESKRINAEIEKQLRRDKRDARRELKLLLLGTGESGKSTFIKQMRIIHGAGYSEEDKRGFTKLVYQNIFTAMQAMIRAMETLKILYKYEQNKANALLIREVDVEKVTTFEHRYVHAIKTLWDDPGIQECYDRRREYQLSDSAKYYLADVDRIATSGYLPTQQDVLRVRVPTTGIIEYPFDLENIIFRMVDVGGQRSERRKWIHCFENVTSIMFLVALSEYDQVLVESDNENRMEESKALFRTIITYPWFQNSSVILFLNKKDLLEDKILHSHLVDYFPEFDGPQRDAQAAREFILKMFVDLNPDSDKIIYSHFTCATDTENIRFVFAAVKDTILQLNLKEYNLV, from the exons ATGACTCTGGAGTCCATGATGGCGTGCTGCCTCAGCGATGAGGTGAAGGAGTCCAAGCGGATCAACGCCGAGATCGAGAAGCAGCTGCGGCGGGACAAGCGCGACGCCCGGCGCGAGCTGAAGCTGCTGCTGCTCG GCACGGGCGAGAGCGGGAAGAGCACGTTCATCAAGCAGATGCGGATCATCCACGGGGCGGGCTACTCGGAGGAGGACAAGCGGGGCTTCACCAAGCTCGTGTACCAGAACATCTTCACTGCCATGCAGGCCATGATCCGCGCCATGGAGACCCTCAAGATCCTGTACAAGTACGAGCAGAACAAG GCCAACGCGCTCCTGATCCGCGAGGTAGATGTGGAGAAGGTGACGACGTTTGAGCACCGCTACGTGCACGCCATCAAGACCCTGTGGGATGACCCTGGCATCCAGGAGTGCTACGACCGGAGGCGGGAATACCAGCTCTCGGACTCCGCCAAGTA CTACCTGGCCGACGTGGACCGCATCGCCACCTCGGGCTACCTGCCCACCCAGCAGGACGTGCTGCGGGTCCGTGTGCCCACTACTGGCATCATCGAGTACCCGTTCGACCTGGAGAACATCATCTTCAG GATGGTGGACGTGGGAGGCCAGAGGTCAGAGCGGAGAAAGTGGATCCACTGCTTTGAGAACGTGACGTCCATCATGTTTCTTGTGGCCCTGAGTGAATATGACCAAGTGCTGGTGGAATCGGACAATGAG AACCGCATGGAGGAGAGCAAAGCCCTCTTCCGGACCATCATCACCTACCCCTGGTTCCAGAACTCCTCGGTCATCCTCTTCCTCAACAAGAAGGACCTGCTGGAGGATAAGATCCTGCACTCCCACCTGGTGGACTACTTCCCCGAGTTCGACG GGCCGCAGCGGGATGCGCAGGCCGCCCGGGAGTTCATCCTGAAGATGTTTGTGGACCTGAACCCCGACAGCGACAAGATCATCTACTCGCACTTCACATGTGCCACCGACACAGAGAACATCCGCTTCGTGTTCGCGGCTGTCAAGGACACCATCCTGCAGCTCAACTTGAAGGAGTACAACCTGGTCTGA